The following proteins are encoded in a genomic region of Penaeus chinensis breed Huanghai No. 1 chromosome 10, ASM1920278v2, whole genome shotgun sequence:
- the LOC125029415 gene encoding mannose-1-phosphate guanyltransferase alpha-A-like isoform X1, which yields MMLKAVILIAGPQKGTRFRPLSLDVPKPLFPVAGLPMVQHHIEALASLPDLREILLLGYFPAQQLQQFVADMMATYKIRIRYLQEYQALGTAGGIYHFRDQISSGNPDAFFVLNGDVCGDFPLQEMLDFHTNLTTPSLITIMGTEATRQQSTMYGCIVEAKDTHQVLHYVEKPSTFVSNLINCGVYICSPDIFKRVGEIFNSRQDFYSDDSEGNESIQLEQDILMPIAGTGQAYVYTTDRWWSQIKTAGSAIYANRHYLQLYHKQKEDRLATNGPDKPTIIGDVYIHPTASVDPSAVLGPNVSVGKNAVIGAGVRIRESIILGNTTIQEHSCVLYTVVGWNSTVGAWSRLEGTPCDPNPNKPFAKMDNVPLFNNEGKLNPSITILGTDVRVSSEVVVLNSIVLPNKELSTSILNQIIL from the exons ATGATGTTGAAGGCTGTTATACTCATTGCTGGGCCTCAGAAAG GCACACGCTTTCGACCCTTGTCCCTGGATGTCCCAAAGCCGCTGTTCCCAGTGGCTGGCCTCCCGATGGTTCAGCATCACATAGAGGCACTTGCATCTTTACCAGATCTGAGGGAAATTCTACTCCTTGGATACTTCCCTGCCCAACAACTACAACAGTTTGTAGCTGACATGATGGCTACTTACAAGATAAGAATAAG ATATCTCCAGGAATATCAAGCTTTAGGAACGGCAGGAGGAATCTATCATTTCCGTGATCAGATAAGCTCAGGGAATCCTGATGCTTTCTTTGTGCTAAATGGGGATGTATGTGGAGACTTTCCCCTGCAGGAAATGCTTGACTTCCACACCAATCTTACCACACCTTCCCTCATTACTATTATGGGTACTGAAGCCACAAGACAACAGTCTACTATGTATGGTTGCATTG TTGAAGCAAAAGACACACACCAGGTCCTCCATTATGTTGAGAAGCCATCCACTTTTGTATCAAACCTGATTAACTGTGGTGTATACATCTGCTCCCCTGATATATTTAAAAGAGTGGGTGAAATTTTTAACTCAAGACAAGATTTTTACAG TGATGACAGTGAGGGCAATGAATCTATTCAGCTGGAACAAGACATTCTGATGCCCATTGCAGGCACTGGTCAAGCCTATGTTTACACTACAGACAG GTGGTGGTCTCAAATCAAGACTGCAGGCTCTGCCATTTATGCCAATCGCCATTACCTTCAACTCTACCACAAGCAGAAGGAAGATCGCTTAGCCACAAATGGGCCGGATAAGCCAACAATCATTGGTGATGTTTACATTCATCCAACAGCAAGTGTTGATCCATCTGCAGTG TTGGGTCCAAACGTGAGTGTAGGAAAGAATGCAGTAATTGGTGCAGGTGTCCGTATCCGAGAATCTATTATTCTTGGCAACACAACAATACAAGAACATAGCTGTGTGCTTTATAC GGTGGTTGGATGGAATTCGACAGTTGGAGCTTGGTCACGCCTAGAAGGAACACCTTGTGACCCAAATCCAAATAAACCCTTTGCCAAAATGGATAATGTACCTCTTTTTAATAATGAGGGCAAATTAAATCCTTCAATAACAATCCTTG
- the LOC125029415 gene encoding mannose-1-phosphate guanyltransferase alpha-A-like isoform X2 — protein MVQHHIEALASLPDLREILLLGYFPAQQLQQFVADMMATYKIRIRYLQEYQALGTAGGIYHFRDQISSGNPDAFFVLNGDVCGDFPLQEMLDFHTNLTTPSLITIMGTEATRQQSTMYGCIVEAKDTHQVLHYVEKPSTFVSNLINCGVYICSPDIFKRVGEIFNSRQDFYSDDSEGNESIQLEQDILMPIAGTGQAYVYTTDRWWSQIKTAGSAIYANRHYLQLYHKQKEDRLATNGPDKPTIIGDVYIHPTASVDPSAVLGPNVSVGKNAVIGAGVRIRESIILGNTTIQEHSCVLYTVVGWNSTVGAWSRLEGTPCDPNPNKPFAKMDNVPLFNNEGKLNPSITILGTDVRVSSEVVVLNSIVLPNKELSTSILNQIIL, from the exons ATGGTTCAGCATCACATAGAGGCACTTGCATCTTTACCAGATCTGAGGGAAATTCTACTCCTTGGATACTTCCCTGCCCAACAACTACAACAGTTTGTAGCTGACATGATGGCTACTTACAAGATAAGAATAAG ATATCTCCAGGAATATCAAGCTTTAGGAACGGCAGGAGGAATCTATCATTTCCGTGATCAGATAAGCTCAGGGAATCCTGATGCTTTCTTTGTGCTAAATGGGGATGTATGTGGAGACTTTCCCCTGCAGGAAATGCTTGACTTCCACACCAATCTTACCACACCTTCCCTCATTACTATTATGGGTACTGAAGCCACAAGACAACAGTCTACTATGTATGGTTGCATTG TTGAAGCAAAAGACACACACCAGGTCCTCCATTATGTTGAGAAGCCATCCACTTTTGTATCAAACCTGATTAACTGTGGTGTATACATCTGCTCCCCTGATATATTTAAAAGAGTGGGTGAAATTTTTAACTCAAGACAAGATTTTTACAG TGATGACAGTGAGGGCAATGAATCTATTCAGCTGGAACAAGACATTCTGATGCCCATTGCAGGCACTGGTCAAGCCTATGTTTACACTACAGACAG GTGGTGGTCTCAAATCAAGACTGCAGGCTCTGCCATTTATGCCAATCGCCATTACCTTCAACTCTACCACAAGCAGAAGGAAGATCGCTTAGCCACAAATGGGCCGGATAAGCCAACAATCATTGGTGATGTTTACATTCATCCAACAGCAAGTGTTGATCCATCTGCAGTG TTGGGTCCAAACGTGAGTGTAGGAAAGAATGCAGTAATTGGTGCAGGTGTCCGTATCCGAGAATCTATTATTCTTGGCAACACAACAATACAAGAACATAGCTGTGTGCTTTATAC GGTGGTTGGATGGAATTCGACAGTTGGAGCTTGGTCACGCCTAGAAGGAACACCTTGTGACCCAAATCCAAATAAACCCTTTGCCAAAATGGATAATGTACCTCTTTTTAATAATGAGGGCAAATTAAATCCTTCAATAACAATCCTTG